Within Syngnathus scovelli strain Florida chromosome 22, RoL_Ssco_1.2, whole genome shotgun sequence, the genomic segment ttcaaatacataACCCATCCTTCCGTCCACTCCATTTGCCATGTAGGCCAGCCACAGGTCACACTAAGCCTGTTAGCCGGCAAGCAATACCAGGAACGCCAGCTTAGAGTGTGTGACATAACGTTACATCAAAGCGGGACGATTTGGAATCCTACATTGAATTTggcgtgcttttttttttttttttttcacctggtgattatcaggaaaaaaaaaaacggcaatggagaatgATTAACCTTTGGTTGTTGCGGGAAACCATCTGgtatgtgaaaagaaaaaaaaagtggtcagATGAGCCGACGCAGGATTCTCAAATGATCTTTTATTATGCAACCACTTGTGGGTCGGATATTTACCCCAAGCACAACAGGTTATAATAAAACCAACGTCAGGGATGAAAACAGCACACATCTGGGTCCCGCTTACAACACAGAGCTGGCGTTGTAATCCTCTCATGAGGGCGACATGATGGAGATTAAAATGCTGTTGTCAACCATTTTCCACTTTTTACTGGACCGGATGACCGCAACACATGCGTGGTCATATATGTTTATCATAAGCCCTCCCGTGTAGACGGCGACCTATAAATATACAACCTTCTGCCCTGCCGGATGCGACGGGGAAATAATATTGCTTCAAAACAATCCCCATGGATCACATCGCATTATCTAAATTACACGGTTAATAATTCACTCATAGGGAAAACTCAAATAATCCAGATGTTGCTCTCTGAGACGTCCATGACAGGTGTCAATCAAAACCACTCATTTTGTTATTCATATTTTAGAATTGCAATAAGTGATCATTAATATTTACTGATCAGTATTATAATATTACTAGATACTTTATGATTCTTTGTCCTAAATGTATATTTTGTAAAGTGGCTTATTGTTTCCAAGTGGGTGATTTAATAAGTAGTTTTGTAGATGACACTATGAGGcatttttattactttttaatGTAAATATTATGCTAGgctgcgcaaaaaaggttgggaaaaacAGAAAAATGGCAGCGTATATTAATTTGACGGCTCACCAAATAATCTGTAAAAAATTAAGAAGTTTAATAGTGTTCAGCCATTGATGGATTAGTTTGAATGTTATTAAATATTCTAATTATGACTGGAAGTCACACTGCTGAATCAGCCtggttgtttgttagcattgttAGCTTGGTCACACGTTACACAGCGTGCGCTCGGAGGAAAAAGGCAAAAGGGAGGAAAAACACAACTCGCCTTTTTCATCCGCGGAGCCTCGGCCACGGTGCCGTCCCGATTGACAAACGCCTCGCCGCCGTTCTGCTGTGGGTCCGGTCGCTTCATAGCCGACGCCTGAGGCATCTTGGTGGGATTCGGGGCGAGCAAGCCCGGGCTGCCTTCCCCGGCTTTGGCGGAGGGCTCCGCGCTCGGGGACGTTGCGGTGGAGGAACCGGCCTCGCGCGTGTAGTTCCTGGCGATAAGTCCTTCCGACGTCGGGGTAACCGGAGAGTCGGCGGGTAGTTCTTTAACGACGTCTTTGAGTTCGACCTCTGCCATTTTTGCTGCCACAACCTGCACTGACATCGTTACAGTTTTCACCAAGTCCCTTTTCTATGCAAGCAAACGGATGTGAGTGGAGGAGCTCAGCTGCGAAATGCATTATGGTTCTTGTAGTTCTTTTGGTGTATTTGGACTACAACAGCCCATGCTCGCTTGCCATCGATGCTTATTACACTGCTGGGGTTTTACTACCTTTTATAATGCGTTAAAAAAAGACATGTTAGAGTTTCGATTAAATCGGTTGCCCTGACAATATTTAGAAAAAGCGCAAATTTAAGGTGCATTCTGGGTAATGGTGTCTGTGGGACAATTGAAACCGTGTGAAACATGCCATTTCCCACAGTATTTACATTTTTACTGCATTATTTTTTACCGGGTGGTTTGGATTTGACCTCGCAATGAATCACAGCTCAGCGGCCTTGTGTTAGAGTGCCCGACCTGAGATTAGGAGgtcgtgggttcaaaccccggccgggtcacacCAGAGACTCTAAAAGtggtactcatttcttccctgcttggcactcagtgtaaggggttgaaatggggcctaagatcaccaaatgattcccttcTCGCCCAGATGATGGCTCAAAATTGCACGTCCCGATCATTGGGATTTTAATTTTAAGCCTCACGCTGTGCATCTGCACTGCATCAAACGACAGCAAGGTCAAAAAGACGCATGTGAACAACAGCGACATCTAGTGGACACAAAGAAAAGTTGCGTGAAATTGGTTTTATTCACAAAAGACCGTggctttttttgtaaaaaaaaattaaaaacaagacCATCTAATGTTCATTTGGAGAGCTATTACATTCAGTTAACTTGGACTTCCAAGTGCTTTTTCTATTTTGCATGcctcataaaaaaaatgaccttggagataaagaaaatacaaaaaatacaatttgtgcTCTTAATTGTAAGCTGTCAAACATTCAACCAAACGACGACTGAGCCCTTAAACACTCTACAGACAAATTTGAAGCCAAAGGATATGTTGTGTTCGAGTGCTGTTTTTCTGTTGTTGACTATTGATGGAAGGTGGGTGGGGTTCTAATTTAAATTGTCAATTGTCAGTCTTCAAAGATCCACAGAATGTTCACACCGGAGAGTCCGAGGTTTACTCGCCTGTGAGAGAATGAAATGCAACTTACtgaataaaatgtcattttgaccTCCTTAGatgtttcaaataaataaaaatggctcACCCCAGCATTCCTGACTCCTTGGTTTTAATGACATAGAGGAACATGAGGATTGTATGGAACAAGTTATTCCTACCCTGTAACAGGGAGGGGTCGTTAATTTGAGATGCCAATCATAATGGAACAAATTAAATTTctgcaaccacttcattttgaaAATTGGATTTGGTATTATGTTACGTCACCTTGGGCAGACTGAAGATGTGTCCCTGATAGATGAGCTGATAGTGAGGTGGCGTCGTGCAACTCTGGTGGATGCAGAAGAGGTTCTCCTTGGTCACATCTGTGGATGaggacaaaaacagatgtgtggacgtgtgtgtgtttgcatgtgtgtgtgtgcacttacCAGGTTTGTCCGGGATGTGGCTGAAATGCTGCGAGGTGAACGTCTTCCCGTCTGGATATTTTGGATGAGGAGGAagtctggagtccaggtatgtaCAAAATATGTGCGTGAGGATCTAGAGTGGAGACACCCAAGGTGAGGTGGCGTCATTcgtaagaaaacaaaaaaaaacgatgtCAACTGTAACAATAACGATACACACCGCACAATCAGTGGGAAGGTCCGTGTCCCACTTGCGGTTCTTCATATCACCTCCTCGATTCCAGCGAAAGGAGCTCATGCAGCCACTGTGTGCCAGCTCTGACgattccaaaacaaaaaaaacttaggCGGCGTATATGATAACTCGTTTTCCACACACGCGTGCAAGGAACCTTTGATTCGATCCACAAGATATTCCTGATTGGGAGTGATGTCGAGGTACTGGACCATGGAGTTCAAAGTAGGGATGGATGAAGCTTTCATCACGGCGGCTTGTTTGAGGCTGCTGATGCTGGCCTCTGGTGGAAGGAAAGAGGACAAGACGGGTTGATAATGTGTCCTCTAAGCGGAAACATTTGATGATTTACCTCCAATCTGAAGCTCAGGACAGCCCATTCTCCTGAGCTGAGTGTTGACCGAGTCCATTTCCCTCACAAGGGGCACCAAGATGGTGTCGCTGATCCACTGCAAAAATCACACAGAATACTTACAGATtacttattaaaaaaataaaaggagtTCATATATGACTTACGTTTCGAAGCTTGGCTGTCCAGCCGTCGATGCGGTCCACAACGGGGCGGCTGGTTGCGATCCTTGCCCAGACCTGCATGgaattcaataaatgtgttatttttttttacgtcagTCAAATAAATCAGAGACATGTGCGTGACCTCCTCGGCAGCCTGTTTGGAACCCGGGTCTGCTTCATCCTTGTGGGCAGAGGGCGCCTGGGAGCGGCAGGCGGGCTGGTACAAGAACTTCCTCAGACTCTGTGCATAGTCCCCCACTGAGCGGTTGTAGTTCCAAAACGACGGACTGTGACTCGGGGAGATGGATTCTGGACTCCCTAATGGGGGCGGGAGGTGAAGACTTAGAAAAgtaattgtgtttaaaaattgcttccccaaaaaaaaatcgtcCATTAGTACCCAGCTGACTACGATGACTCTTCTCTTCCTCTGTACGCAAGAATCGTTCGAGGCTTTTCAAATCCTCCATGTAGTCCTCCTCACTTCCTGGTGAGTTTAACACTGTGGGTGACGTACGGTACCGAGCCCTCAACACTGAGTTTTCCGTGCTGCTTGGGTAAGCCGGGGAGCCAGGACTGTAACTCAAAACCTGAAAAGGGAAGACAACAAATTAACATCATTGATAAAGTccaattttcaaaatttttaGCAACGTACATTCCCAAAGCTCACTGAGGGTGAATAAGGAGAACTACTTGGAGTGGTGGGATTACTCAGAGATGGGCTGTAGCCCGGCACACAGCTCGGAGAAAACTTGGGGCTGGTGGTGGCAGAGCGAGATGGGCTGAAACTCAAAACGCTCTGACCCTGCAAGGGGGATGACTCGGTCGGAGCGGGGCtctcctttttttcttccttcttcgGAGGAGAGGCTTGAATACCTGTGAGAGGATGATTGAGAGACAACATGAGCCAGTATTCCTCAAAAAGAGCCGATGTATTCAAGACCTACTCGTGTTTCTCAGCCCCAGGAGCAGATGCTGTTGCGGGGTTAGCTCGATGGTGAACGGAGCCATGGTGTACTTAAAATATTTCCAGAAATGAAGAAGAGCAGTAAGACTAAGAAGTGTGGCCAGTGTCAGTTCTGCCATGAGAAGAAAACATGTTAAGCTCATTTTGAGTGGCAAATGTAAAAGCACAAGAGACTCACCTATGTACCAAATAGGCCAATAATTGATGTTGTAAAATCGGCTTAACAATTCCCCAGACCTAAAAAGTTGGATAATTACTGCAT encodes:
- the tmem209 gene encoding transmembrane protein 209, which gives rise to MFSPPKEEIASMTDKALRMRREEHARQVVLAWALLDISLAGMIYTEMSGELLSRFYNINYWPIWYIELTLATLLSLTALLHFWKYFKYTMAPFTIELTPQQHLLLGLRNTSIQASPPKKEEKKESPAPTESSPLQGQSVLSFSPSRSATTSPKFSPSCVPGYSPSLSNPTTPSSSPYSPSVSFGNVLSYSPGSPAYPSSTENSVLRARYRTSPTVLNSPGSEEDYMEDLKSLERFLRTEEEKSHRSQLGSPESISPSHSPSFWNYNRSVGDYAQSLRKFLYQPACRSQAPSAHKDEADPGSKQAAEEVWARIATSRPVVDRIDGWTAKLRNWISDTILVPLVREMDSVNTQLRRMGCPELQIGEASISSLKQAAVMKASSIPTLNSMVQYLDITPNQEYLVDRIKELAHSGCMSSFRWNRGGDMKNRKWDTDLPTDCAILTHIFCTYLDSRLPPHPKYPDGKTFTSQHFSHIPDKPDVTKENLFCIHQSCTTPPHYQLIYQGHIFSLPKGRNNLFHTILMFLYVIKTKESGMLGRVNLGLSGVNILWIFED